The segment TATTGTACTACTACTTtataaggaaaacaaaaaacaaaatggcAGTTGTGAAAAATAAGAGTATGCTTCTACTTTGATAGCTGAgattacattaaatattttttttggaacttaCATTAAAAACATTTTGCCCACTAACTACCTACTCTTTGTGTTTTACAATATATAAGTTTTAGAGTTTctacatttattaaaaaaatatactccTTCTGTATTATTTTAAGTGATATTTAAGgattttcataaaaattaaaaaatacaaaattttatacaatttatcttGCTTACAAgaataacattaaataaaatattttaaccaataaatatatagtatttttaattGGTCACGGATTTCAtatgacattaaattttatttagaattatgagatcatttattaaaaagcaaaataaaatttcttaaacACAACTTAAATAATACAAAGGAAATACtgattttgattataaatacatattttatgattatttattttcacaaattaaactaataatattaataagtataattaatttttgaaatttatcaTTTAACGTTATTACCTAATCAGCGGGTTATGATCTAGTCATTTATCATTTAACGTTATTACCTAACgtcatttattttgattataaatacatagaaaatgtatttttgaaataaatttgtttttgtaaaacatGTActcttttacaaaaaattgaGTACTAAACTCAAATCAGCGGGTTATGATCTAGTCAGCTCTtaaatatcatgcaagcatatGATACCGTGGACAGCAAAACTCCAGCTGGATTAAATACCACacaaaataaaggaaaagaTCTGAGATTTATGTATATCCATCGCTAACCCCACctattttattttgactaatTCATTGTATTACGAATTAaatgataaagaaaaaatacaaaatgttAGGTGGGGCATTATAAGTTCAAAAGAATATTAGGTGAGGCGTGAAGGAATTGAAAGATAAtcattaaatatagttttaacctAAATTAACTCAAACGACATACCGTGTTTAGAGCCGCTAAAAGGGTGTTAAGATCCGGTGAACTCGCCAAGACACGGTTCAGAGAGCGCGTGACCACAAACCCAATATCAAACGGCTCAGACTTCGCCGGAACCATCTGGAGCGTGTACTCAACGCCCATAAAGAACAGAACTCCGACCGCAAAGAAACACGGTATCCAATGGTATCTCGCCACGTAGACAACGTCACGCATAGTCCACGTCAGAAACGACGCCTTGCTCTTCCCTCCTCCTCCGTTGCCGTTGGTGTAGCAGTCGTCGGTTTTCTTGACAACGTTCTCCATTCCGTTTAAGGCCACTCCGTTAGTGTGATATCCGTTAGATCTGCGACGGAGAGGGACGACGGTATTAGTTGACATGACCGTTAGAGTTAACGGAGAGGAACATTTTTTATGTTTAGAGAGATGAGTTATATAAGAGATACGATGCGGAGATTACGAAGGACGTATTGTTTCTTATATTATAAACTGTAGAAAGGAAGATTGTTTGGGTTACAAAAACTCATACGAAAACGATGAGTATGAGATGAGGTTTGAGAGCGACGTTTACGCAAGTCTTTGCTATTTTCTCATCTGTCTTTGTTGggcttttttttttcccgtcgaatattattattaaaatcaaaagGATCGAGTCCAATGAAATACAAGAGGGGCAAAGTCCATATACTACAGCTCATTCCAAGCAACCAAAAGACAAGCCCGAAAGCCCAAAACCCGAAGACCCGAAAGCCCAAAAGAAGAAACCCTAGCAACTGAGACGGCACCGCCGCATGCACCACTGCTCCGAGTCTCTAACCATCCCGGAGTCCCACCGTTCCCTATCTTCTTCACCGCCATAACCTCAACTCAGGTGCTAGCTTTAAAGGAGAGATGCAATCACCAACGCGAGATCTCCTCCACCTCTTTTCATCACACTCACCTAGAGGAACGCACGCGTGAAAACAACACCATAAACCGTCAGGAGCTTCACTGCTCCTCCGACTCCAGATCCATCACACCCACCATAGAACTCTTCCTCTGCTCTTCTAAACTTTCGGAGAGCAACAATCGACAAGAGTCGAAATCTCATCCGACTCAAACAAATTTTACAGCAGAtcgagaagaaaaaaacaaaagggaaagaaaaataaaaaccaaaaccgCCGACGACCGAAAGATATAGCGACGCAGATACTTAAGCCGACCGTTCTCCTTTATTTAAACAGGAACCGCGACGGGGATAAGAGCCGACCGGCCACCGAAGAGATAGTGCGCCGCCGGAGACAAAAGAGGATGGAACGGATTGACTAACGAAATTACCAGCGGAAAACAAAACCCGACCAACGGCGTGTCTGAAAGAGGCCACCGTCGTCGGTCAGATCGACcgatctactttctctctcttctctctgtctTTGTTGGGCTTTACTTGTatattccttaaaaatacacagactgatttcttttgctgaagaaatacacgaacttttttggcttcctaaaaaatacacaaactgattttgattgtccataaaatacacgaacttttgaactttgaaggtttcacaccttgattttaacggtgtaaacagtgactaacagaatagtaagacgtcgttagacgccgttaactctgattaaaaagttcatgtattttatggacacccaaaattagttcgtgtatttttcgggaagcctaaaaagttcgtgtattttttcagcaaaggaaatttagtatgtgtatttttaaggaattttcaaatggagtttggatatttcatatactattcagaggctaaatatctagacccaatacatatccaaaattttatatctgtaaactttcggtttggttttggaccaaaTATTTTCGATCTGAAAAATCCAGATCTGGAGAAAAACGgcccaaacccgacccaaagacactgaaaaaaacacattctctatcacatgatacaggtccgaaattttatatttgtaaactttcggtttgattttggaccgaatatttccAGGTCAAttctgattcaagtttttgaatccggctagacattttagccggattcaaaaacttgaatcggaactgaaccaaaaatattatgtccaaaaccaaaccaaaagtttacaaatatttgttgagtccaatttagtcgaaatctatcatatatatctaaaaattcacaaacaactctaaattttacattgaaagtttcatattaattaaaaatgtttctgttacaaaaacaaaactaaaaaatattgcaaaaataataacaaaattgttaggAGAAAGATCTTGTCGGATTGAATCTATTCGTGTCGATCTTATTAGGCCCAAGTCTATTCGGATCAATTCTTTTTGGTTTCCATTCTTTCAAGTAGAAGAGTTTTGGatccaacaaatatttgtaaactttcggtttggttttggaccgaatattttcgggtcagttccaatccaagtttttgaattcggctaaaatgtcaagattaggtctagatattttagccggattcaaaaacttggaacgaaactgatccgaaaatatttggtccaaaaccaaaccggaagtttacaaatataaaattttggatctgtatttggtccagatatttagcatttgaataggatatgaaatatccaaactccatttgaaaattccttaaaaatacacatactaaatttcttttgctgaaaaaatacactaactttttaggcttcccgaaaaatacacgaactaattttggttgtctataaaatacatgaattttttaattagaGTTAACGTCATCTAACGGCGTCTAACTATTCTATTAGTCACTGTTTACCGTTAAAATTAATGTGTAAAACCtgcaaaattcaaaagttcgtgtattttatagataaccaaaattagtttatgtatttttcggaaagcctaaaaagttcgtatATTTTTTCAGTAAAGAAAAtttagtctgtgtatttttaaggaattttccctttttttatatgtcaaatacAATATTGTACATGAGAAgcgcacacaaaaaaaaaagatggagaaGAGTATGAGATTACCATAATCTAATAACTAGTTCTGTTCACATGAATAGATGCTAGTGGTGTGTGTATAAACAATGTGTATAAACAATGTTTATTTCATTGAGGATTTTATGATTTCCTTGGGCGCAAATCgtctttcaaattttttttaaagatatctATTGCACGTCTCTCCCTAATAGTGTAGTTGttgaaaaaaacagagaagaagacaTTTAGTTTGTTACATGTCGGCTaagaaaaaaagtataaatGAATTTTGAACATAAACAagaattttaattatgtttaagaTCATATAATCACAGTATTTTCCCCATATGTATAGTAGTTGTTTGACATAAATTAACACAGAAGAAATCATAGTTAAAGAACAATATGTCACGCATCGGTTTTATCAACACGAGGAATCTGTAATTTctgtttttcaaaaacaaatatgcAATGCCGAATAAATTGGAAAAAAACCATGTCCaatgataaaaggaaaaaaagttatacataaataaaaatattttaaaatttaaaatatatacaaattttcacaatcttaaatatatacacTATTTCTGCTATAAATAGATGATAACACATTTGACTTACTTTTACAATAAACAAACAgatataattagattttttgtttttacttttaccCGTTGTAGCCTTcctttttgatcaaataaacaatattttttaagttttggtttCTTGTCTTCAGTAGTATCATCAATCATCATAACAATAAGCATacataaaagttaaaacattgtaaaataatatatgaaatgTAGCTGTgtgaagaatatttttttataagtaaCAATTACATTAAAATGTTTAAGATGAACATTAAATTATTCAATAGTTTGCAGAATGTAAATCATGTAATCATTCAAATATGGAGTGTATGTTATCCAATGAATGATGATGCAGATATATTCTCTTCGTTCATTATTAATTGACGATTTAGATTTGTgtataaaaactaaagaaatatttaattctaCATATTATctgaacaaaaatattattaactatttttaatcaaaattcaatcaataaaataaaaatataatataaataatatatatcattgaaaatttaacaatttcatatttaaaattagaatattacataatttgaatcattattttctaaaaatcatCTATTAAAAACGGAAAAGGTGTGTTTTCACATAACCAGACTAGATGTGTATGTCTAATCGTCACCTAATCAGACGTGTTTGTTAATTGTAGAGGCTAGGATTTGGGACTTGGTTGATGTTTGCTTGATTCGTTATTTCTTAACTTCAATAAAATTCTATTAACGTACGAATAGATCTCACTATGAtatagtgtttaaaaaaaaatctcacgaTGATACAGATTTTGGTTTACATTCCATCCACCACATCCATCGTTTTCTGATTTCTCTTTTTTCATGATATGACGCATCGTTTAATAATTCACAAAAGATTCATTTAAAACGTAAAGTGTATCAGACATCTTTACGAAGTAAATCGCCAGTGTTAACTGTGAATACATCAAACATTTATAGAccaaaaaacattaaacaatgTCAAAGGCTAAAGCACCTATATACAAATTTGTAATGAATATTCATAGCAATTAATTTTCTGCTATGtgatatgttcaattcatatTCTATTTGTATTGCATTGTAAAAgtatactaaatttttttataaaattcaaatttcatacatagTTTGATTAGATTCCTTAGAGATGTCCTATCGAGATTCAGTAATGGATTCAAATTACAAAAGCATTGATTCTTACTGTGGCAGGGTGGTTGAAGACTTGAAGTGTTGATGAGTTGAGAAGCCATGGAAGAAGGAATCAGCTCTCTATAATACACAGATCCGAAATAGGTATTAATATATTATGCTGTAAAAGTATTGTTAAATGATGTCGTTAGCTCTGTGGTTGACTTATATTGATTTTGTGATACGgacttaggtttttaaaataaataccaAAACGACAGTGTTTTAACataattgattataaataaataagaatattaatttattgtaacAGACTTTTTAATTTAACGGAGGGTTTTGGCACcaaatgaatatattatttatttaacgGTGATTATAGGTTGGTACCAAACGAATGTATTgtgtatgaaatttgaatattataaagAATTGAATATGTTTTTGCACCGttatataaattagtataataGTATGTATCGAATATTTAGTGATATATTAGGTATAAAATTGTGGTTTTTTCACGtgtaaaaagttaaaaatggtTTAAACTTGAgtctaaacaaaacaaaacaaaaatattaaaataacatttgaAAGCCATCTCATGTTCTTTTTAAACACAGTGAAAATACAAAGAAAGTCATAGCATgttattaaaactattatacATACGACTTTATTTCTGGCCAATAATAATTTAGACTAAGAAGGAtgagatatttcttttttttctgttcaacGAATGATGAGATATTTcataattaagaaaacatatacgCGTCACGCGCGTGTATCCATATAAATAGGAGCATTGGGAAGGAAGAGAAGAGTGTCCATATCATAATCATTCGTTAATCAAACCACAAAATCTAACTTCCaccaaaggaaaaaaagaatgGAATTAGTTGAAGAGATGGGTGAAAAAAGAGTTGTGGTTGACAAAGCTTTTCTCTACGAAGAAGACAAACCACTTACCGTCTGCAAAACCTCTCTGTTCCACACCGGTGATGGTTTCGCCGCCTACGACTGTCACGGCGATATCATCTTTAGGGTCGATTCATACGGACCCGGCACAAGAGATGACGATGAGTTTGTCCTCATGGACGTCACCGGTAACTGTCTCCTCACCGTTAAACGAAAGGTAAAATTAAGTTGCATATATTATAGTTGATAATTATTTAAGCCTATCCATCATAATCTCTGGTGATTACAAATAAAGTTTTTGATTAGATGGGTTTTGTAACAAAAACCCATGTAATCACCGGACaccatattaattaattaactattgCACTGGTTTCTGATTAGATGggtttgtaacaaaaaaatatttattcatgaaagaaaatcaaaaacaaacaaaaacagtaAATCAAAAtttgcagattttttttctgaaaattgcAAATTAATTGACTAAATTTAAGTTTATATTGAATTGGGTTATAGTGGACTACTGGTCCATGTAGAGAAACCAATGTAGACAAGTTCATGTTGAGAtagtattattattaaacaTGATCATTTTTGGACCGTTATCTATTACAAGCCAATGAGTTGCAGTCCATAAAAACAAATGGTCTGTGTGAACAAATCCAGTTGGGAGTAGTCGAGTAGATAGATTGTTTGGTAAGGATATTTTATTGATGGctttggtttcttgttcttgataATTTGGAAAAATATCTTGCATTTCGAAATTTTGCATTGAGTAAAAAGTTGGCTGATTTATTAAATGGGGTTTTGGCTAAAATTCGAtgaagttttttgtttgttataaaAGAATCTGAACAAATTGTTTTGAGGTACACAAAATCTAATCAATTACCTTTTGTTTTAGTCGAGTTCCAAATCGAGACagtcttattttatttttttgttcaaaaaatcgACAGTCTTTATACCAAATTATCAGTTCACGATGATACATGAGTCAACTCGTTTGTTGCTTGGTTGTATGTTTTGATGATCAGAGGCCGACTCTTCACCAGAGATGGGAAGGTTTTCTCGGGGAGAGATCAGATGGCCAGAAACCGATCTTCAGTGTCCGGAGATCGTCGATAATCGGACGGTGCACGATGGAAGTAGAGGTTTACGACGAAACAGGAGAAGAGTACACCATAGATGGTGACTTCTCGCAACGAAGCTGTCTCATACACGACACGAAGAAGCGAACTGTGGCTGAGATCAAACGCAAAGTGGACGCGTCAACGAACGTGATGCTTGGACGAGATGTGTTCACTCTAGAGATTAAACCTGGTTTCGACGGTGCTTTCGCGATGGGTTTGGTCCTTGTGCTTGACCAGATCAACGGTGATGATCCAGTTGAGATTGGTGATGAACAGGTGCACCCTTTTGTAGAGGAAATTTGAAGCTGTTTGTGTATCATTGTGTAAAAGTAAAACACACAAAGTTGCTACGTTGCATATTATAGCCTGTCTCTAGAAATTTGTTGACTAgctatatatatgtgatatttTACAAGTTTATTTTGTcaactaattttattatatacagAAActgtttaaatttttgatttgtagATCTAGATTCATACGTTGACCATTATAAACTGTTTCTAGAAATAATAAATGTGATCATACgttataac is part of the Raphanus sativus cultivar WK10039 chromosome 5, ASM80110v3, whole genome shotgun sequence genome and harbors:
- the LOC108857129 gene encoding protein LURP-one-related 12; protein product: MELVEEMGEKRVVVDKAFLYEEDKPLTVCKTSLFHTGDGFAAYDCHGDIIFRVDSYGPGTRDDDEFVLMDVTGNCLLTVKRKRPTLHQRWEGFLGERSDGQKPIFSVRRSSIIGRCTMEVEVYDETGEEYTIDGDFSQRSCLIHDTKKRTVAEIKRKVDASTNVMLGRDVFTLEIKPGFDGAFAMGLVLVLDQINGDDPVEIGDEQVHPFVEEI